GCCGGTGTGGTCTCTACCGAGGTCGTACGCGCCTATGTGCAACGCGTCTATGCATGGATGACAGGCGGATTGCTCCTGACCGGCCTAACGGCATTCGGCGTTTCCCAATCACCGATGATCTTGAATGCGATCTTCGGAACGCCACTCTATTGGCTTGTCCTCTTTGCTCCGCTGGGCTTTGTGTTCTTCCTATCGGCCAAGATCGACACCATGAAGCCGAGTACAGCGGCTGCAACATTCATCGCCTATGCACTCACCAATGGCCTTGCGTTCAGCGTACTGTTCCTCATCTATGAGCTGGGCAGCATCTTCCAAGTCTTCGTGATCGCCGCAGGCATGTATGGGGCTGCTGCTGCCTATGGCTTCTTTACTAAGCGTGATCTGCGCAGCATGGGTTCGTTCCTCTTTATGGGGCTTGTTGGTGTGATCATCGCCTCAGTCGTGAACATCTTCCTCGATAGCTCTGCCCTTGAATTCGCCGTCAGCTTGATCGGTGTAGGCATCTTCACCGGGCTCACAGCATATGACATGAATCGCATGAAGGATCAAGCGATCGTGATGTTTGCCGGTGAAGGACTCGCACAAAAGCGAGCCATCGTTGGTGCACTCTCGTTGTATCTCAACTTTGTGAATCTCTTCCTGTTCCTGCTTCGCCTTCTTGGCGATCGCCGTTAACAGTAGAGCCCCCTACCAGATCATGTCCGAACGCCCAGCACCATCATTCGCGGTCACGGCAGCATCGTT
This region of Ignavibacteria bacterium genomic DNA includes:
- a CDS encoding Bax inhibitor-1/YccA family protein yields the protein MNMPSSQSFAGVVSTEVVRAYVQRVYAWMTGGLLLTGLTAFGVSQSPMILNAIFGTPLYWLVLFAPLGFVFFLSAKIDTMKPSTAAATFIAYALTNGLAFSVLFLIYELGSIFQVFVIAAGMYGAAAAYGFFTKRDLRSMGSFLFMGLVGVIIASVVNIFLDSSALEFAVSLIGVGIFTGLTAYDMNRMKDQAIVMFAGEGLAQKRAIVGALSLYLNFVNLFLFLLRLLGDRR